The genomic segment GAATACCTTCGCCTTCGGCTGCGGTATGAGCGCCTTCGGGCGGCCGTGCGGCGCTCATGCTGCTGGCCTAGGCCGACGCATGAATCGTTTCATGGCCATGCCGAAAGAAAGGCGCGGCGGCGCGTGGCGGGGCGGCTCCAAGGCGGGTCTCCGGTCGGCTGGGTCGGCTCGGGTCCAGGCGGCCTCAGCCCCCGGAGCTATCGGGCTTCAGGCCGGGCGACGGGGCATTGCCGGCGGTGGTGCCCGCATCCACCGGCAAGATCACGCCCGTGACCCAGCGCGCTTCGTCGCTGGCCAGGTAGGCCACGGCCTGGCCCACATCCCAGCCCGAGCCCTCGGTCTGCAACAGCGAGCGCTTGCGCCGCTGCTCGCGCACCTCGGGCGTCATCCGGTCGGCAACCATCGGCGTGTAGACCATGCCCGGCGCAACGCAGTTGACGCGAATGCCTTCGCGCCCATGGTGCGCCGCCATCGCGCGGGTCATATTGATCACCGCGCCCTTGGAGGTGGGGTACAGCAGCGCCGGCGTGCCGCCGATCAGCCCGGCAATGGAGGCGATGTTCACGATGGCGCCGGCGCCGAGCTTGCGCATCTCCGGGATCGCGTACCTGGCCATCAGCATCATCGAGGTGACATTCACGCGCAGCGCCCGCTCCCATTGCGCGATGTCCAAATCGACGGCGTTGCCGGCCGGCCCGCCGATGCCGACGTTATTGACCAGAATGTCGACACGGCCCCAGGCTTGCACGGCAATGGCAACGGCCTGGCGGCAGGGTTCGGCCTCGGCGACATCGATCTGCGCGCAGATGGCGCTGCCGCCTTCGTCGGCAATCATTCGCTCGGTCTCGCGGGCCGCGTCGAGCCGGGCATCGAGCAGCAGCACTTGCGCGCCACGACGCGCCAGCAAGATGGCAGCGGCACGGCCATTGCCGATCTCCGAACTGCGCGAGCCAGCGCCCGTCACGATGGCGACGCGGCCGGCCAGACTGCTGCTGGCCGGTTCGGCATGGGTGCGTTGTTGGTTCATGGGCACAAGCGGCAAAGCTCCAGGACAGGGACGAGCGCAGATGGCGCCCGGTGCCGTCAAGCGTAGTGGCCGGGACAGAAAACCGGCACAGTACTTTCCCGAATGAAACGTTTCACCACAGGAGGAACGAGACCGATGCCGGCCCATGCAGCGCCGACCAGCGCCCACCAGCGCACTGGCGCTCAAAGTGACGAATCCCGACACGATCGAGGCTGGGCGCCACAGGCCAGTGTCGTGTCACCGATCAAATGTCGTAGGCTGCGCGCAGCCATCGGAGCGCAGCGCAAGGCGCATCGCTTGCCCATACCGAGCTGTATTGGCAAGCGATGCAACGCCGCGATGCGCT from the Verminephrobacter eiseniae EF01-2 genome contains:
- a CDS encoding SDR family NAD(P)-dependent oxidoreductase gives rise to the protein MNQQRTHAEPASSSLAGRVAIVTGAGSRSSEIGNGRAAAILLARRGAQVLLLDARLDAARETERMIADEGGSAICAQIDVAEAEPCRQAVAIAVQAWGRVDILVNNVGIGGPAGNAVDLDIAQWERALRVNVTSMMLMARYAIPEMRKLGAGAIVNIASIAGLIGGTPALLYPTSKGAVINMTRAMAAHHGREGIRVNCVAPGMVYTPMVADRMTPEVREQRRKRSLLQTEGSGWDVGQAVAYLASDEARWVTGVILPVDAGTTAGNAPSPGLKPDSSGG